From the Lemur catta isolate mLemCat1 chromosome 1, mLemCat1.pri, whole genome shotgun sequence genome, the window AGGTATGTGGTTAATTGAAAACTTCCCTATAATTGTTGTAAGACATGAACCTAAAAAAATTACGTCactattgtatatatgtatatttttttcagttaccTTTTTGGGAATATTGCATAGGCAAACTATTGTTTATAACctgcataaattattttctaattttgagtACTCTAGTATAATTATCAAAtcaataaattttgtatttgtgttgctgttaaagtataaattatattCCTATCATTTTAGcagttttaatatatttccttctaaaagttcaaatgttttattatttagcaTTTGTAAAGTTACTTCCCTCCCTCAAAAAACCCATCCTTTAatgataaattttctttaaactaACATCGACATCGCACAagtttttgaaatgcttttttgaAGTCTTCATTAAAGATCGTATAAATCAGTGGATTTATAAGGGAATTCAGATATCCAAGCCATGTCAAAAAATTTGACATTTCttcagaaattttacatttttcacagACATTAACAACCAACTCTTTTACAAAAAAAGGAAGCCAACATATTACAAATGCACCCAAGATTAATCCCAGAGTGGTGGCTGCTTTGCGTTCTCTTGTGCCTGAGATCCTTTGCCTTCTCCAAGATCTCTCATGCTTGAATTCAGACCTGGGGCTTTTCACTGTGCTATGAATTTTGTCAATGTCTGTTGATGGATCAGATAAAGACTTTTCTAGCACATAGGATGTGGAGACCAGTCTAGTGCTTTTCTCACCACTCTCCAAAAGGACCTGGCCATTCAGCTCCTCTTTTGCAATCCTACTTGCTTGTCTCTTGTGGTATAATGTCTTTGCTGCCCTATATATTTTGTAGTAGAGGATCAAAATCAATGCTAGTGGGATGTAGAAAGCTCCAAATGTTGAGTAAATAGTGGAAACAATGTGGTCGTGCTTGATGATGCATTCATCATCTCGGCTAGTTCCTTGGTGCCTCCAGAATAGAGGAGGCATAGAGATAAAAACGGATATAATCCAAACTACCGTAATCATAATGCCGGCATGCTTGGGGGTCCTTTTTCTGGCGTACTCAACGGCATCTGTGATTGCCCGATACCGATCCAGAGCTATAGCTGAGAGATGCAAGATGGAGCATGTGCAGCAGGTAATATCCACACTCAGCCAAATGTCACAGACCACTTGCCCCATAATCCAGCTCTCTCTCACAATATACACAATGCTGAAGGGCATCACCAGGACAGCTACAAGAAAATCTGTGACGGCAAGGGAACAAATTAAATAGTTGGCTGGGTGGTGCAGCTTCCGGGTCACAATAATTGCAGCAATCACGAGGGAGTTGATGGTGGTTGTCATCAGTGCCAGCCCAGAGAGCGTGAGGGACACCAGAATTTTGGGTAGCATTCTGTTTAACAGTTCCTCTGAGGTCAAGTTTTGATCAGATGAGTTTAAGAAatccatttttttatgttttaaaagaataatatagcTGAAAAATGGATACCTGTaacaaaggaagggaaaaaatagttCAGAGAAGccttcaagaatttttctcttcctttcagaatattttttttaaagtatatgtgtgtgttgttCCAGAATATtctatggatttaaaaaatgaagttcagattgcagactttcttttccttttcatttgattTAAGAGAAATCCAGTGAGAACAGTAACAAACAGTAACTtccaaaacatttcttaaaatacagcTCAAATAAAACAACTTTCATGAATAGACTGGTACTCAGCGAAATCTCTACCATTatagaattgctttttaaaagtgtattaaCCCTAgctatgtttttctctttgtccacagaagaaaaagtttaaaagcacATGTCATTAGTATATATTTGTGCATTGTATAATGTAATATGAGAATATATTACATTAAAGGCAGTATTCAAAATGATAAACAATTTTGTACTTAATTCAAAGTTACATTGAGAACATTATCATTGGGCTGTGGAGACTAAAGgaaattttagtatatttacttCAGGATATAGAGGTTATATAAAgggaaataagcaaaaaaaaatagtaatctcTAGCATTCCATGATCATTTTATGAAATTAGGAAAATGTCAGAATGTTTAGTAGACTTTGTGGATATAAGTAGTTTATTtggtttaaaagaataaaataagattagCTGGAGTCAAATAACAATGTAACACTACCCATTATAACGATGACATATATGACCAAATAACCCACTTACCAAGCAAACTTGCCAGTAAGGAGAGCTCATAATGATACTTACCCTGAAATGGAAattattctcctttttaaatcaCCATTGTAACAACTAGGTTACCTTACTTCCTTAAGAGGACTCTCCACACATAGcttatattttttgctttagtCCATGCTATTACTTAttacaagtaaaataaaagcatttggagtgtaataaaataagattaatacCTTTAataagatagatttttttccccatcaatcCTCTTCTCTTTAATAACGCTTTAGCAGCTACAGGTATCTTtaggagaaaacaaagagaaagtagAAACCTGAAACTTTATTCTTAGTTACAACTATCACTATACTTTCCTATTCCCTAAATTACATGTACTTTAAAGTGGCTATGTTTCTATTGTTGGAActgatgaaataataattttaaatacttaatatttttatatcaaatacTTCATAGAATATGAATAATTGTACATATAAGGTggtgaaatataaaataccttcAAGTGCAGTATATTTAGCATTCTACTTGTGTTTGAATTATTAgtactaaatttaatttttatcatttggtGTTCGTTGAAGGCAAGTTCTATGAAGCAAATTGAGTGGCAGAAGAAATTTGAATACCTGCTACCCCAAAAC encodes:
- the HTR1F gene encoding 5-hydroxytryptamine receptor 1F, encoding MDFLNSSDQNLTSEELLNRMLPKILVSLTLSGLALMTTTINSLVIAAIIVTRKLHHPANYLICSLAVTDFLVAVLVMPFSIVYIVRESWIMGQVVCDIWLSVDITCCTCSILHLSAIALDRYRAITDAVEYARKRTPKHAGIMITVVWIISVFISMPPLFWRHQGTSRDDECIIKHDHIVSTIYSTFGAFYIPLALILILYYKIYRAAKTLYHKRQASRIAKEELNGQVLLESGEKSTRLVSTSYVLEKSLSDPSTDIDKIHSTVKSPRSEFKHERSWRRQRISGTRERKAATTLGLILGAFVICWLPFFVKELVVNVCEKCKISEEMSNFLTWLGYLNSLINPLIYTIFNEDFKKAFQKLVRCRC